From the genome of Carassius auratus strain Wakin chromosome 26, ASM336829v1, whole genome shotgun sequence, one region includes:
- the LOC113044654 gene encoding Golgi-associated PDZ and coiled-coil motif-containing protein-like isoform X1, which produces MSASAGGAVSPGSALSPGPAATPGSGMSMFRWLEVLEKEFDKAFVDVDLLLGEIDPDQADITYEGRQKMTSLSSCFAQLCHKSQTMFQLNHKLEAQLVDLRSELTDVQAEKTVVEKEVHEQLLQLHAMQLKLQAKGGQAVDSDSIKDRMPVPSVEDKEKELEASKKEKVKEAKLEAEVKMLKKENEALRRHIAVLQAEVYGARLAAKYLDKELAGRVQQIQLLGRDMKGPAHDKLWNQLEAEIHLHRHKTVIRACRGRNDPKKPLPSPVGHNTDSLKKTQGVGPIRKVVLTKEDHEGLGISITGGKEHGVPILISEIHPTQPAERCGGLHVGDAILAVNNINLRDAKHKEAVTILSQQRGEIEFEVVYVAPEVDSDDENVEYEDDSGHRYRLYLDELEEGSGASHSNGTDPASLQAVGKHLVNNRTENGDTALSSESLSDDKTSKTAESAESSS; this is translated from the exons ATGTCTGCGTCTGCTGGCGGTGCTGTCTCCCCGGGCTCGGCCCTCTCTCCCGGTCCCGCCGCGACTCCCGGCTCCGGTATGTCCATGTTCCGATGGCTCGAGGTGCTGGAGAAGGAGTTTGACAAAGCGTTTGTGGACGTGGATCTGTTGCTGGGAGAGATCGACCCAGATCAGGCTGACATCACGTATGAGGGCCGTCAGAAGATGACCAGCCTCAGCTCGTGTTTTGCTCAGCTGTGTCATAAATCCCAAACCATGTTTCAGCTCAACCACAAACTAGAG GCTCAGCTGGTGGACCTGCGGTCAGAGCTGACAGATGTCCAGGCTGAGAAGACTGTGGTGGAGAAGGAGGTTCACGAACAGCTTCTTCAGCTCCATGCCATGCAGCTCAAACTCCAAGCCAAAGGCGGACAGGCGGTCGACTCGGACTCCATCAAGGACAGGATG CCTGTTCCCTCAGTGGAGGACAAG GAGAAGGAACTGGAGGCCAGTAAGAAAGAGAAAGTGAAGGAGGCCAAGTTGGAGGCAGAGGTGAAGATGTTGAAGAAAGAGAACGAGGCCCTCCGCAGGCACATCGCAGTACTACAGGCCGAGGTGTACGGAGCCAGACTGGCAGCCAAGTATCTGGACAAAGAGCTGGCTGGGAG GGTGCAACAGATCCAGCTGCTCGGGCGAGACATGAAAGGACCAGCTCATGACAAGCTGTGGAACCAGCTTGAAGCTGAGATTCACCTGCACCGCCACAAAACAGTGATCCGAGCCTGCAGGGGGCGCAACGATCCCAAAAAACCCTTGCCATCACCCGTGGGGCAT AACACAGATTCTCTGAAAAAGACTCAGGGAGTTGGCCCTATACGCAAAGTGGTTTTGACCAAAGAAGATCATGAAGGACTTGGCATCTCTATTACT GGCGGGAAAGAGCACGGCGTTCCCATCCTCATCTCTGAAATCCACCCCACTCAGCCTGCAGAGCGCTGCGGAGGACTGCATGTGGGAGATGCCATCTTAGCAGTCAACAACATCAACCTGAGGGATGCAAAGCACAAAGAGGCCGTCACCATCCTCTCACAGCAG cGGGGAGAAATTGAGTTCGAGGTGGTTTACGTGGCTCCAGAGGTGGACTCTGACGATGAGAACGTGGAGTATGAAGATGACAGCGGACACCGCTACCGTCTGTACCTGGACGAGCTGGAGGAGGGATCAGGAGCCAGTCACAGTAATGGCACGGACCCCGCTTCCCTACAAG CTGTAGGGAAGCACTTAGTGAACAACAGAACAGAGAATGGAGATACTGCCTTGTCCAGTGAAAGTCTTTCAGATGACAAGACCTCCAAGACCGCGGAGTCTGCAGAGAGTTCCTCCTAG
- the LOC113044654 gene encoding Golgi-associated PDZ and coiled-coil motif-containing protein-like isoform X2, with amino-acid sequence MSASAGGAVSPGSALSPGPAATPGSGMSMFRWLEVLEKEFDKAFVDVDLLLGEIDPDQADITYEGRQKMTSLSSCFAQLCHKSQTMFQLNHKLEAQLVDLRSELTDVQAEKTVVEKEVHEQLLQLHAMQLKLQAKGGQAVDSDSIKDRMEKELEASKKEKVKEAKLEAEVKMLKKENEALRRHIAVLQAEVYGARLAAKYLDKELAGRVQQIQLLGRDMKGPAHDKLWNQLEAEIHLHRHKTVIRACRGRNDPKKPLPSPVGHNTDSLKKTQGVGPIRKVVLTKEDHEGLGISITGGKEHGVPILISEIHPTQPAERCGGLHVGDAILAVNNINLRDAKHKEAVTILSQQRGEIEFEVVYVAPEVDSDDENVEYEDDSGHRYRLYLDELEEGSGASHSNGTDPASLQAVGKHLVNNRTENGDTALSSESLSDDKTSKTAESAESSS; translated from the exons ATGTCTGCGTCTGCTGGCGGTGCTGTCTCCCCGGGCTCGGCCCTCTCTCCCGGTCCCGCCGCGACTCCCGGCTCCGGTATGTCCATGTTCCGATGGCTCGAGGTGCTGGAGAAGGAGTTTGACAAAGCGTTTGTGGACGTGGATCTGTTGCTGGGAGAGATCGACCCAGATCAGGCTGACATCACGTATGAGGGCCGTCAGAAGATGACCAGCCTCAGCTCGTGTTTTGCTCAGCTGTGTCATAAATCCCAAACCATGTTTCAGCTCAACCACAAACTAGAG GCTCAGCTGGTGGACCTGCGGTCAGAGCTGACAGATGTCCAGGCTGAGAAGACTGTGGTGGAGAAGGAGGTTCACGAACAGCTTCTTCAGCTCCATGCCATGCAGCTCAAACTCCAAGCCAAAGGCGGACAGGCGGTCGACTCGGACTCCATCAAGGACAGGATG GAGAAGGAACTGGAGGCCAGTAAGAAAGAGAAAGTGAAGGAGGCCAAGTTGGAGGCAGAGGTGAAGATGTTGAAGAAAGAGAACGAGGCCCTCCGCAGGCACATCGCAGTACTACAGGCCGAGGTGTACGGAGCCAGACTGGCAGCCAAGTATCTGGACAAAGAGCTGGCTGGGAG GGTGCAACAGATCCAGCTGCTCGGGCGAGACATGAAAGGACCAGCTCATGACAAGCTGTGGAACCAGCTTGAAGCTGAGATTCACCTGCACCGCCACAAAACAGTGATCCGAGCCTGCAGGGGGCGCAACGATCCCAAAAAACCCTTGCCATCACCCGTGGGGCAT AACACAGATTCTCTGAAAAAGACTCAGGGAGTTGGCCCTATACGCAAAGTGGTTTTGACCAAAGAAGATCATGAAGGACTTGGCATCTCTATTACT GGCGGGAAAGAGCACGGCGTTCCCATCCTCATCTCTGAAATCCACCCCACTCAGCCTGCAGAGCGCTGCGGAGGACTGCATGTGGGAGATGCCATCTTAGCAGTCAACAACATCAACCTGAGGGATGCAAAGCACAAAGAGGCCGTCACCATCCTCTCACAGCAG cGGGGAGAAATTGAGTTCGAGGTGGTTTACGTGGCTCCAGAGGTGGACTCTGACGATGAGAACGTGGAGTATGAAGATGACAGCGGACACCGCTACCGTCTGTACCTGGACGAGCTGGAGGAGGGATCAGGAGCCAGTCACAGTAATGGCACGGACCCCGCTTCCCTACAAG CTGTAGGGAAGCACTTAGTGAACAACAGAACAGAGAATGGAGATACTGCCTTGTCCAGTGAAAGTCTTTCAGATGACAAGACCTCCAAGACCGCGGAGTCTGCAGAGAGTTCCTCCTAG